A section of the Rummeliibacillus pycnus genome encodes:
- a CDS encoding polyphosphate kinase 2 family protein: MEKHIENMNLDKHLDGKISYKKELKKLQYEMLNIQQLLFKHNIGLIIGFEGMDAAGKGGAIKRLIQRLDPRGYVVHPIAAPTQDELKYNHLYRFWKRLPARGQISIFDRTWYGRVLVERIEGFASEEEWGRAYEEINQFEKLLTDDHFILMKFWIQISNEEQLKRFKERQENPYKKWKLTDEDWRNREKWSYYVEAANDMFDKTDKKHAPWILIEGNDKEYARIQVLKETIKHVKKECEQLGLQVTNIDETSIQKV, from the coding sequence TTACAATATGAAATGCTTAATATTCAGCAATTGCTTTTTAAACATAACATTGGCCTAATTATTGGATTTGAAGGTATGGATGCTGCAGGAAAGGGAGGAGCTATTAAACGTTTAATACAACGTTTAGACCCGCGTGGATATGTAGTACACCCAATAGCTGCACCAACTCAAGATGAATTAAAATACAACCACCTTTACCGTTTTTGGAAACGTCTTCCTGCACGAGGCCAAATTAGTATCTTCGATCGAACATGGTATGGAAGGGTTCTTGTAGAACGTATTGAAGGATTTGCTTCAGAGGAAGAATGGGGACGAGCTTACGAAGAAATAAACCAATTCGAAAAATTATTAACAGACGATCATTTTATCCTAATGAAATTTTGGATTCAGATTTCTAATGAGGAACAATTAAAACGATTTAAAGAACGTCAAGAAAATCCATATAAAAAGTGGAAACTTACTGATGAGGATTGGCGTAATCGTGAAAAATGGTCTTATTATGTTGAAGCAGCTAATGATATGTTCGACAAAACAGATAAGAAACATGCGCCTTGGATTTTAATTGAAGGAAATGATAAAGAATATGCTCGTATTCAGGTATTAAAGGAAACGATTAAACATGTAAAAAAAGAATGTGAGCAACTTGGCTTACAAGTTACGAATATTGATGAGACTTCAATACAAAAAGTATGA
- a CDS encoding GNAT family N-acetyltransferase, with amino-acid sequence MVFLEGYSCYLRTLEVADVTPYTEMVARNMKYWSIHEPLHPPEYYTEKVQLKKIQESIRQMHANREYSFGIFAPGTTQIIGHISVYSIRRLPFSSAFVGYSMDEAHTGKGIVSEALSLISKFAFEDLCIHRLEAYVSPKNVASVRVLEKAGFIREGLLRKLLYINGKWQDHYLYALMEEDY; translated from the coding sequence ATGGTTTTTTTAGAGGGGTATAGTTGTTATTTACGTACATTAGAAGTTGCGGATGTGACGCCATACACAGAAATGGTTGCTCGTAATATGAAATACTGGTCTATTCATGAGCCATTACATCCGCCTGAATATTATACAGAAAAAGTACAATTGAAGAAAATTCAAGAATCTATTCGACAGATGCATGCAAACCGTGAGTATAGCTTTGGAATATTTGCTCCTGGAACGACTCAGATTATTGGACATATTTCAGTATACTCTATTAGACGTTTGCCTTTTTCAAGTGCATTTGTAGGTTATTCAATGGATGAAGCCCATACTGGAAAGGGAATTGTTTCTGAAGCACTTTCACTCATTTCAAAATTTGCGTTTGAAGATTTATGTATTCATCGTCTAGAAGCTTATGTTTCACCTAAAAATGTAGCATCTGTCAGAGTATTAGAGAAAGCGGGATTTATAAGAGAAGGATTATTACGGAAATTGCTATATATTAATGGAAAATGGCAAGATCATTATTTATATGCATTAATGGAGGAAGATTATTGA